The DNA window atatATTCTGGATCTCTTTatttcataatgataataataataataaaaaaaataagaatttctcacacacacatttttttcgttgctgctgctgctgttgtcgAATTTTAAACATTATGATTGACttgtcaataataaattctggccataatcaataacaataaaaaaaaaattttgtcactGAAATTTTTGTCAAGAATTCGTTGATGTGTGGGGGTTGTAATAacagtgaaagaaaaatgaatttaaaattttttattttttcattttcttcagccaaaaaaaaaaccaagaataaaatttgcTGCTGTTAAACggaataaaaagaataaagaattggagaatgaaagaataaaattttgaaagGTCTGCTGTTCGTAGTAGTTGCcccattatcatgatgatgatgtgtaaAATATGAAATTGCAGCAAGAATGGGCCATAGAATGGAATCTATCTCATTCTCACTGGCTTTCTCTATTTATATTACACACAAagggtgatgatgatgatgatgataataataataaaaaaagaaataacaaacaaaatagatcaacaatcaatctAAATAGTGAAGCAAGATGAtgagataaataaaaaaaaagaaaaattcaatgatgatgatcgaaccATATGGtttgtgaacaacaacaacaacaacaccgccatcattttgaattataaattctttattattatcgtcttGTTCGTTGTTTTATTCACACAttcacaataacaacaacaacaacaacaacaatgacaacaacaacaacaacaatgacaacaacaacaacaacaaaaaaaaaaaattattaatacaGCTATAACtagtgaattgaattgaaatgaaaatgaagctttattattcaattccCAATCGatgacaaataatgatgatgatgatgatgaaatgaagaatatttttccattctgtTCATATcgaatgtcaaaaaaaaaatagtcaatgaatgaatgtatgaatggaatgaaatgaaatgaaatgaatatgatcCTATTGGTGATCCATCTGTGTGGatatttttaataaaaaaaaaaacgagaatgcaatcaattattattcgatggCCTTGTGTAgcggggaaaaaaaattcttttttgtttgtttgtctgcaGAAGCATCggaagaaagaaagaataaattccaataaaaaaaaacaccaatttcaatccaatccaatcaaaaatgtaaaaaaaaaagaaaatttcgattccatttttattctcGAAAGAATCGgcttttttcacacacatacacacagacaaacacacacagctTCAAACATAATTATGATTTGTgctaatgaatgaattatagatgcaaaaatcgataatcaaatttcaagCCAAAATAGAAGCAAAAATTAGCAAAtattaatgaattaattaattagttatcatcatcatcatcatcatcattattataattggaTGATATGAGGCTTAGTAGAAgaaatcattcgatgattgCTGCAtctcaattttcattcattgattatgtgtgtgtgtgtgtgtgtggaaatgagaaaaaaaaacaaaaaacaacacaataGCATCATATGGCAGAATATTCAGAATAttcacacgcacacacatccAAATTCATTTGCTTACCTTGAACCAACACCAACGGCTGTTAATTTTAATGAACGAAATGCTTTAATCCATTTACTTTTAACACCGGTCACagctgataatgatgatgatgatgatgattgttgttgttgtggtgatggtactgatgatgatgattgtgaaaatcttcttgaatcatttgatcgtagatccattttttttcggtaacaatgttttcaacaacaacaacaacaacagttaACAAATCAGCCCAAATTGTATTTAATAATGgtggttaattttttttttaaaaaggCACAAAAAAAGACATGATTTAATGagaacaaaatttaaaaaacaaaacaaacaaggcAAATATTATAACagcaatgataatttcaacGATTTAAATCCTGgaacatcattatcgttgttgtttttttgatttcgtcGTTCGGTCGGTTGTTGTAATCACAATCAAATCTTGAATGAAACTACTGTGGCCAAAACTTTGAATATTGCCagcacacaaacacaaacacactaggtcttttttttttaaccaaccaaccagccAGTCAGCAGACAGTTAGTCAGTGTATGCGCGTGATGgtattccatttttttatatatattctttaacacaacaatgatgatgatgacgacgacgacgaaaaagAATCGTAAAGTTTTGTCATGGCAAAACATTCAACATCACAGCATGTTGTGTACAATGCACATACCGGTATTAACCCTAGAAAGGTAACCTACGTAAAATTTATGCTTTTTGCACTTCAAcatgttccaaaaaaacacTCACGATGCTAAGACAGCTGGAACCCCTTTCTATTCCTCAAGAATAAGCTTGTACGTAAAATTTACGTATAGTTGCCTGAATCAGCATAGAAAAATCTTAGAAAATTTTGCTGAGAGCGATAGTTTCGGAAATTTTTCCCAAAAAAcgtcatttatgaataaaaataattttaatttttttcttttttttatcttttcacTTGTCAAAAACGTTTTTTGTCgcaatattttttgaaataaacgttttttctgttcatttgtttatgtttttcactttattcaaaattaaaatgctTGCAAAAAGCGTTTAACAACGACCGGATGTAAACGTTGTGGCACCGCCCCCGTGGCGAATATCagataaaaatttgtcaatcaTGTTTCGAAAcacaatcatcgattgattaatcataTTTACaggatcatttttcattttttcttgacgctgtgataatttcaaaattgacaataaaaaaaaaaattcaaaatttacaCCATATCtttaatttgatatttttgaaCTTTCcacttttgaaaaatgattttttcttctttaatATAAAATAGAGGTGTGATTCAACGAATAAACGTTAAAATTTAACATAAATAATcagataatttaatttttatagCGGAAATAAGTTAGGCATATCAACTACGTAAAATTTACGTAGGTTACCTTTCCCGCAATATCGATAAGGTTACCTTTCTAGGGTTAATGTATACACAACTAACCCTGATAATATATGAACGGTGtgcatttcttttttttcattcgcaaaatgagaaaatattCTGCATCTTCTTCAGCCacagaaccaaaaaaaaaaataaaaataaaaataacagtAAAACATTAAACGGTAtgctgtgttttttttctgaatgaaattgaatagatTCTTTCTATTCAATATTTTACAATAaacagaatcaaatgaatcaggAATAATATCaaagaatcagaatcagcCAACCAACTAATGaatcaaccaccaccattaccaccaccactatatATAATGtgcattggaaaaaaacagagataACATTTGCTATTTCAagaaccaaaaataaaaataaaataaaaatccaagCACATTATATCACATATAATCTGGCgctgttgtcgttttttcaaaattggcgccatttatgtttatttattcattcgtttaTTACTGTAACTTAACTGATtgtgatcaacaacaacacaaagaCACAATTagatatgagaaaaaaaaatgaaatgaaatgaaatgaaaagaatgttttgatcattaaaaacaataagaataataataaaaaattttattttttattaaattgtaaattttttttatcatctccataaattttttttttttttttgaaacaaaattattctgTATTCTGTATTCTGTAGTTAGAcgtttttagtttttttttctttcgaacTTGAGGAATTTCATCTATTTTcatccatcattattgtgcgtgtgtgtgtgtgtgtgtgttttattaGATTTACGTGCCCATTTCAACATTCACGTATTCCGTATGTTGTGTATGTGATGTTTAtaagttttttatttgcaaataaaaaggaaaaaaaaacatcgatgATTGAACAACTGGTGgatcacacatacaaacacacacacacacacacacacatcacattaaatgatgtgaaaatgaaacattgaaacacatcatcatcaccatcaacaaaatcatcaacatcgtgATTGTTAATTTTCCACTAGAATTCAGATTTATTTTCACTATagaatgacaacaacaacaacaacaacaaaaaaatctttgaattcttttatttgattgttttggctggaataaaaaaaaatttattcatttttccattgcaAGAATCCGGCAAACGGACACATATATTGCAtccactatatatatatatgtgcgtcttatttgttgttgttgttgttgttgtcgttgtagtttaatgaaaaaaaacaaaaacaacaaaaaaaaacttgattaaattttgaaaagaaaaaagaaaaaaaaatttaaattttttttatctctctctctctctcttgaaTGAATACGAAAAGATTgacaagagagagagagagaaagaaattctgaaacaaaagaaaaaaaaattccagaaaCTTTCGATAAAGacaaaccgaaaaaaaaactcaatatttttttttgtttcgcttGATGTCTTTATTAATATATAATCCACATTTATATACATGGCCTATTCACAGTTCAATGAACagtgtcgtttttttttgtagaaagtcaacttttttttttgctggtcTTATCTCATAATCTCAACTGAAATCACTGAAATCACggctattatttttttatttttttttgtcggtgATTGGAAAGttattaaaataatgatgatggattttgttttgtttttttttttttttgtcaggCATTTACGTCAgtatgtgcgtgtgtgtgtgtgtgtgtaataccCGTgtacgatttttttctttttgatagATAAGTTCGATAGAAAgaaatgataacaaaaaaaaacccacaGTAACCacaaaccaccaccaccacacaaCCGGAATCGGAAATATGAGAATTtggatgaaacaaaaaaaaaaccagtgtgtgtatgtgtgtaagaaataaagaaaaaaaaatgaatggagaaaaaaaaagtttcgaAACTTTATTCCACacttatcaacatcattatcataatgagcgtattatataaaaaaagaatttaacgacaaaaaaaaattcttatttatCTGATTTGAGTAATGAACGAATGGAATTCAATCGATGATACTtgattgaacaaatgaatggattcCAATTCcgaaaacgacgacgacgacgaagacCAGATTAgttttcatcaaatataatctgtaaaaatttattcatgacaaatgaatgaatgaatttgaatttgaaagaaacaaaaacaaaaaaagactgagaattatcattcattattaataatgaattagaaaaaaaaaatgaaaaagaaattcttgaatttaAGAAAATTGGAATTATTCGTCATTCTACAATTCCGGtacattttcttctttttttttttggttcatttttccattcaataatgataaccagaatttatatatttttttttttcgttaaagATCAATCCATGTGCGTGAATCTAAATGGCCAAATTAGAAATGACAGTACAgtacatttttgttgttgttgttgttgttgttgtcgtttttctgttttaacAATCGTGTATAATTCAAGTCAAGGATGATCGCGAATCGAATCGAcctattttttgttgttgttgtcgcttctgcgtttttttttattatatattcatccatccaggtcttgtgttgttgttgtcgtcgtttttttctgcttaCAAAAAGCTTTTTTccgcgaaaaaaaaaaattttaccattGACGGTATATACATCATTCATAACAgcagaataatgatgatgatgatgatgctcgGAATCACCACAGCAATTTTAccatcaacacacacacacacacagacagacacacGAGTAAGAAAactttataatcatcatcatatacttAACTTTGACGATGTGACTTACTCTCTTGAACTATATTAAAGTTTTTGGTGAGGGTAGTCGCtgcaatcaaaatcaagatgatgatgattatgatgatgatggagttAAGAATtatacaaataaacaaatgaaaagagcaaagagagagagagagagagagagagagagagagtgaaaaagaattttgttggAAAGCCCAATGTTTCGACATTATACATGAAACAAATATGGTAAAAAGTGTGTATGCcacttgaatgaattaagatttacatcgatgatgatgatgatgatgatgacgattacGAATGAcagaattcattgaatttgaattagtGTGTGTTCAAAAAGTTTCACCAAAATGTAACAAAATTCTGGTGACGTTTACAGATTTGATCAgattaattgaatcatttttttaggCAATggttaaaaaaatatatggaaAGTGATGAAACATAAAcatacacaacacacacacacacagatggTTGTAACATGAAAAATTCGACCATTTCAACACACACGTTATTCATTGGCTATAATGACGAGATgtgtttttttatcattttttttctcgtttgttCACCAAACAATCGATAgtataacaaacaaatgatgaattgacaACATTTTGATGgcgggaaaaaaaagttttgctaccaccaccaccaccaccaagaccaccacaaccacaaccaccaccatcatcatcatcatcataatcattactTATCggaaaataattattattttattctgcTTCCAAAAATCTATTGTatacaattgaaacaaatcaattgacTAAAgataaaaaccaaaaaaaaaaaaacgacaagtATTTTTCGGAAAAAGGAAaatgtttctttttgttcaatgaaatgaaaaactaaaaaaaaacacggaataaaaacttttcaaacaaacatcatcattgacgtcgatgactaaaaaaaaaaatcgaacgaTTCAATTCAGAATTTGGCTATTGAATTGTCAACATTATACGTTGTTCAAAACATCAAGATGTCTATATCTCATTACCgtcatatataataataataaacatccggacgacgacgacgacgacgacaaaaatgcaccaaaattttttaatttatttcaccgaaaaaaaagaatcaatttttttttcaagattcaaatcaaaatgatgatgatgatgatgatgatgataattatatcaATCGTTTggatcatgatttttttttctctggtcattcattttggtaataaaataaattaaatatatatacaatcatttgatctcattttcattcgatttattactttttttttcatcgaaataTTGATCCTCAATCCTCAATGTTTGTGTCTATTTACACACTGTAGAAATACGAATAACGAAAGAACAGAAAAACgaatatttatttcaaactaggtttttatttttgatagTATTAATCGTATGAGAACAagaaaacgaataaaaagatcacattttttcattggataTGTTTTAGATTTATATACTGTTTTTAAAAGTGgttacatgaaaaaaaagaaagaaaagaaattcaatgtGCATCGAATTTTTTGTGGGTGACTTTCAAATCGAATTAAATTGTTCTATTGAAACGACGAAACACCACAATCTTCCGCCCGCGAAATTGGTATTAAACCTGAAATTGGGCGCCATAATGATGACCCTTGAAAATTTATGCGAGCAGAACGGATATAACCATCACGACCTATCGCCAATTCTTGTATTTGCCCTGTAGGCCAAATTTCTCGTTTAGTTTGTTCAGGtaccaaaacaaaatcaccaACTTTGATAGACGAAGGCTGCGTTTTAGGCCGGAAACGATATAGATTGTAATATCGGAGTCTTAATAATTTTGTGAAACGTTTTTTAAGATCAACGTTGAAACGATATAAACGATCCAAATTGACAGGCTTAATATCTGAAACATTCTCAGGAATAAGATGAAGTGGGCGATGGAAGCAGAATTCATGAGCTGAAATCGGACGTTCACCAGCCAAAATTGGTCTTGCGTTAACAATAGATTCCACTTCTCTAAAGCGTAGAATCGCAACATATAATGATCGACACTTTTTGTCATACATGGACAAACACGATTTTACAATTTTGACAAAACGTTCGGCAGAACCATTCTGCCAAGGAGCCAACGGCGTAGTCGTCCACCAAACAACAGACATACCAGATTTTTCTAGAGCTGCCTTGATAGGCTTAAAATTTGTGCCGTTATCTGACAGGATGAATTTAGGATATCCCACTTCATGGAAGACAGAATTTAATGCACGAGCAGCAGCTAAAGGAGTGAGATTTTCGAGAACGCCAATACGTAAACATCTCgtagacaaacaaacaacaaccaaaccCCAATATTTCTTGccattttttaattcaaatggTCCGAAACCATCAATAGCAATTCGACTGAATGGCCCGCTAAAAACGTCTATCTCGTGATATGATGGCCCAAACGGAACAGTAATTGCTTTTCCACGACGACTTCTACAAATTAGACACCGATAAATCAAACGATTCATAGATCGATTAGCGTCACCAATAATGATTTCTGGAGGTATTTGTGCTAGCGAAAGCTTAACGCCATTATGCTTAGCCATACGATGTGCGACCAACAATAAAGCATGAGCCAGAGCTGAGCGCGGCGGGATCCAAACCGAATTAATCCCGTCCCTCATGCGGTAAACAATCAAGCCACGATCATCTATGAAATGATCATGAGAACTTTTCAAACGTTCTCCCATTTGAAAACAACGAAATAACAGGAAGCgagaatcaatcattttttcttgacgGTGCTTCGGAAGCCATCGACGTAATCTATCAATCCATcggatcattttttcaacagaCGGAAGGTGATTCAGAAAATTCTTAAAATCTAAATCCAtatcttcttttttgatGGAGCAAACGGTTACTACTGGACATGGTACTTCCGATAAATCTGACGATTGTAGAAACCAAGGTTTTCGTTTGATATAGTCACCGATTGAAATAGGTCGACTAAATAGATCTGCTGGATTCAAATTTCCAGGAATATAAAAAACGGATGCTTGACACTCCGATACCATTTGTAGGATACGCAAAAGCTTCTTTCCaatatgaaatttaaaacGATTTGGCGAAGAATTCAAACGATCTAAATTAATTCTTGAATCTGAAAAGATGTGTACAATAGGACGAATTTGTGAATCATCCAATAATTTCCGTACTCGAGAAACCATCTTTGCCAAACCACATAAAGCCAATAATTCTTTTTCGACAATTGTCTTAGACTTCGGAGCCACTTTGCTCTTCCCAAACAGCAAATGATTTCCCAAATAGATACAAAAACCAAGACCAGTTTCACTAGCATCAGCAAAACAGTATAAACAAGACGTATCTGAAATATAACGATCAAAACTAATTTCTTCCAATTTTGACCAATCAGCGATTGCGGCATTCCATTCTCGAgcgcaatcatcatcaatcgtaGAATCCCAATCATTTGTGACGATACGAGAAAACAATAGTCGTAACTGAAGTTTCAAAGGATCAATGATTCCTAATGGATCAAATATTCGGCCAATTATCGACAACATATTACGTTTTGTTAACAAAGAAGACGATAAATCACGATGTTTCAAACTAATAGTGTCGTCAGGAATATTCCACAAGAGGCCCAACAAACCAGCGCTATTAACAGATGTGCCATCCGGTACTGAAatatttgaacaaattttatGCATCTCGAAGCCAGATAACGAGAAAGCACGTTTAGCGTCGGACACACATTGACGTAAATCTTCGATATTGTTAGAACCGATAAGTAAATCATCCATATATGTAACACCGGAAAGCAATTTACGAGATGActcattatcaattgaacGGACAATTCTATCTACGACTTGTGTAAGAATTGCAGGAGAAGATATAACACCAAAAGGAAGTACAGTCATCTcgtattttttgatttgaccATCTTTTTCTCTCCACAACAGGCGAATAAACTTCCGATGATCTGGATGTATCGATATTTGCAAGAAAGCTTTTCGTAAGTCGGCGGTACAGAAATATTTAAACAGTCGTATACGAAATAAATGTGGTAAAACGTCCAAACCCAAAACGGATCCTTTCCAAAGCAAGCTATTTAACGACGATTCTCGACCAAAAGATGCATTAAAGACAATACGAACGGGCGATGAAGAAGATTCAGCACGAAGAACTGCATGATGTGGAATGAAAAAGCCATCAGAATCGTTCACTTCTACGGCTTGGCCAGAAGACACGTATTTCatgaattcatttcgatACAAATCATACGATTTTTGAGCTTCCAAACGATAAATTAGTTTATTTAGCAGCGTTAATGCTTTCGGATAATTAGACGGTGGGCGTGAGTTGGACAAGAACGGAAGCTTTGCTTCGAAACGTCCATTATCTAGACGAACCACATGCATGTTGAAGTctgtatcatcatcttcgtcttcatcatctttatcgaCAGCTGAATAACCGATCGCAGCGACTGGACCGTAATGAATATCTCCAAATTTTGACTCCCACTTAAGCGTATTCAAAGGATCGATTTTGGTAATTCGCGGAAGCATGTCTGTTCCAATGATCAAATCACAATGTGGTAAATTCGGTATAACGTAAGCATCGATCGACACGCGGATAACTTCGGATTCCAGAATAACCGATATTTTCTTATTCGACATTGTTACGGATCCACCAGAAAAGCCGGACAAACATATAGGGGAAACGGTAACACAATCATTAAGGTTGACCAAACTATTCCGTATTAATGTGAATGGTGAACACGTGTCTAACCAAACCATACATTTTCGTCCACATAAATTTATAATGAAAGCTGGACGTTCTATTGTTGTGGAAGGTGAAGCTACACCATTAAATTGAGCAACTAAAGCTTTACCGGTCGACGAATTAAAGCTAGCAACGGTGGAAGAGACTGATGACGAAGAAATATTCGCTTCCGGAACTGATGATGTAGAAGCCATAGAAAGAACGGAAACTGCAGCAGTAGTAGATGAAGGTGGAGAAGCAGATGGATTAgacaatgttgttgatgctaCAGACGATGAAGTAGACGAAGAAGCAGAAGATGTTGCAGAAGAAGTTGCAGCCGAAGGTTGATTAGCATTATTGTGATTACGTGAATTCTGATGATCGTTTAATCGAACTTGATGCAAAACAGTTGGATGATTCAATCGACACACTCTACAACGAATAGAGGCTGCGCGAGAGCAAGCATTAGCACGATGTCCAGGCAAAACGCATTTGAAGCACAAATTATTCGAACTTAGAATTCGTTTTTTCTCGTCAACTGTTAATGTACTTTGACAATCTGCCGAtgaatgattcgattgatgacaaaaaagaCAACGTGCAGCGGATGTAGAAGCAACCTGTTGAGTAGCTGGTCGAAATGGTCTATTTGCTTCACGACGTTCAAATGTATCTAGGCACAATGCCGACTTATATAATTTCTCCAGCTCTTTTACCAACTGGGATAACGTTTCTACATGACATAACTTTTCACGCAAAGATCGACCACATTTCCATAAAACTTCCTTAACCAGAGAATTAGAACGAGATAAATAGGCAGCTCCCAGGCTATTACATGAGCTAGAAATTCGACGTACTTCTTTTAGCATAATTTCCAACTTAGATGAATCAAAAGGAGAATTCACGAAAGCTAAAGAACGAATTCGTTTGATCAAATGTTCATCGACCTTATTAGGATCGCCATAGTAATCATTCAAAGAAGACCATATCGATTGCAAGGTTTTCTCCTGGCGAACCAAATCCATTGCACGATCCAAAGCATCATTCTGCAACACTTTAAGAAGAAGATTACGTTTTTTGGTATCCAATAAATTCGGGTTTTTCATAACTTCATCCTCGAAAGATAAACGAAACGGACACCAATTCATGACATTGCCATCGAATGACAACAAATCGGAAGCACGTACAGACGACGGA is part of the Dermatophagoides farinae isolate YC_2012a chromosome 9, ASM2471394v1, whole genome shotgun sequence genome and encodes:
- the LOC124498348 gene encoding uncharacterized protein LOC124498348 isoform X1, which gives rise to MMSEDKSKRQTLRVKITKASKQMIVLSLEQLLCLQNEYDIVSELCLLENPHDFDEQKSKDDLYKQKIQALIALERTKNQLASITLDDVELSAEFDDEAGSGATSTNHRDPSSSQGDLSFSLHNPIRINSLAYPSSVRASDLLSFDGNVMNWCPFRLSFEDEVMKNPNLLDTKKRNLLLKVLQNDALDRAMDLVRQEKTLQSIWSSLNDYYGDPNKVDEHLIKRIRSLAFVNSPFDSSKLEIMLKEVRRISSSCNSLGAAYLSRSNSLVKEVLWKCGRSLREKLCHVETLSQLVKELEKLYKSALCLDTFERREANRPFRPATQQVASTSAARCLFCHQSNHSSADCQSTLTVDEKKRILSSNNLCFKCVLPGHRANACSRAASIRCRVCRLNHPTVLHQVRLNDHQNSRNHNNANQPSAATSSATSSASSSTSSSVASTTLSNPSASPPSSTTAAVSVLSMASTSSVPEANISSSSVSSTVASFNSSTGKALVAQFNGVASPSTTIERPAFIINLCGRKCMVWLDTCSPFTLIRNSLVNLNDCVTVSPICLSGFSGGSVTMSNKKISVILESEVIRVSIDAYVIPNLPHCDLIIGTDMLPRITKIDPLNTLKWESKFGDIHYGPVAAIGYSAVDKDDEDEDDDTDFNMHVVRLDNGRFEAKLPFLSNSRPPSNYPKALTLLNKLIYRLEAQKSYDLYRNEFMKYVSSGQAVEVNDSDGFFIPHHAVLRAESSSSPVRIVFNASFGRESSLNSLLWKGSVLGLDVLPHLFRIRLFKYFCTADLRKAFLQISIHPDHRKFIRLLWREKDGQIKKYEMTVLPFGVISSPAILTQVVDRIVRSIDNESSRKLLSGVTYMDDLLIGSNNIEDLRQCVSDAKRAFSLSGFEMHKICSNISVPDGTSVNSAGLLGLLWNIPDDTISLKHRDLSSSLLTKRNMLSIIGRIFDPLGIIDPLKLQLRLLFSRIVTNDWDSTIDDDCAREWNAAIADWSKLEEISFDRYISDTSCLYCFADASETGLGFCIYLGNHLLFGKSKVAPKSKTIVEKELLALCGLAKMVSRVRKLLDDSQIRPIVHIFSDSRINLDRLNSSPNRFKFHIGKKLLRILQMVSECQASVFYIPGNLNPADLFSRPISIGDYIKRKPWFLQSSDLSEVPCPVVTVCSIKKEDMDLDFKNFLNHLPSVEKMIRWIDRLRRWLPKHRQEKMIDSRFLLFRCFQMGERLKSSHDHFIDDRGLIVYRMRDGINSVWIPPRSALAHALLLVAHRMAKHNGVKLSLAQIPPEIIIGDANRSMNRLIYRCLICRSRRGKAITVPFGPSYHEIDVFSGPFSRIAIDGFGPFELKNGKKYWGLVVVCLSTRCLRIGVLENLTPLAAARALNSVFHEVGYPKFILSDNGTNFKPIKAALEKSGMSVVWWTTTPLAPWQNGSAERFVKIVKSCLSMYDKKCRSLYVAILRFREVESIVNARPILAGERPISAHEFCFHRPLHLIPENVSDIKPVNLDRLYRFNVDLKKRFTKLLRLRYYNLYRFRPKTQPSSIKVGDFVLVPEQTKREIWPTGQIQELAIGRDGYIRSARINFQGSSLWRPISGLIPISRAEDCGVSSFQ
- the LOC124498348 gene encoding uncharacterized protein LOC124498348 isoform X2, translated to MMSEDKSKRQTLRVKITKASKQMIVLSLEQLLCLQNEYDIVSELCLLENPHDFDEQKSKDDLYKQKIQALIALERTKNQLASITLDDVELSAEFDDEAGSGATSTNHRDPSSSQGDLSFSLHNPIRINSLAYPSSVRASDLLSFDGNVMNWCPFRLSFEDEVMKNPNLLDTKKRNLLLKVLQNDALDRAMDLVRQEKTLQSIWSSLNDYYGDPNKVDEHLIKRIRSLAFVNSPFDSSKLEIMLKEVRRISSSCNSLGAAYLSRSNSLVKEVLWKCGRSLREKLCHVETLSQLVKELEKLYKSALCLDTFERREANRPFRPATQQVASTSAARCLFCHQSNHSSADCQSTLTVDEKKRILSSNNLCFKCVLPGHRANACSRAASIRCRVCRLNHPTVLHQVRLNDHQNSRNHNNANQPSAATSSATSSASSSTSSSVASTTLSNPSASPPSSTTAAVSVLSMASTSSVPEANISSSSVSSTVASFNSSTGKALVAQFNGVASPSTTIERPAFIINLCGRKCMVWLDTCSPFTLIRNSLVNLNDCVTVSPICLSGFSGGSVTMSNKKISVILESEVIRVSIDAYVIPNLPHCDLIIGTDMLPRITKIDPLNTLKWESKFGDIHYGPVAAIGYSAVDKDDEDEDDDTDFNMHVVRLDNGRFEAKLPFLSNSRPPSNYPKALTLLNKLIYRLEAQKSYDLYRNEFMKYVSSGQAVEVNDSDGFFIPHHAVLRAESSSSPVRIVFNASFGRESSLNSLLWKGSVLGLDVLPHLFRIRLFKYFCTADLRKAFLQISIHPDHRKFIRLLWREKDGQIKKYEMTVLPFGVISSPAILTQVVDRIVRSIDNESSRKLLSGVTYMDDLLIGSNNIEDLRQCVSDAKRAFSLSGFEMHKICSNISVPDGTSVNSAGLLGLLWNIPDDTISLKHRDLSSSLLTKRNMLSIIGRIFDPLGIIDPLKLQLRLLFSRIVTNDWDSTIDDDCAREWNAAIADWSKLEEISFDRYISDTSCLYCFADASETGLGFCIYLGNHLLFGKSKVAPKSKTIVEKELLALCGLAKMVSRVRKLLDDSQIRPIVHIFSDSRINLDRLNSSPNRFKFHIGKKLLRILQMVSECQASVFYIPGNLNPADLFSRPISIGDYIKRKPWFLQSSDLSEVPCPVVTVCSIKKEDMDLDFKNFLNHLPSVEKMIRWIDRLRRWLPKHRQEKMIDSRFLLFRCFQMGERLKSSHDHFIDDRGLIVYRMRDGINSVWIPPRSALAHALLLVAHRMAKHNGVKLSLAQIPPEIIIGDANRSMNRLIYRCLICRSRRGKAITVPFGPSYHEIDVFSGPFSRIAIDGFGPFELKNGKKYWGLVVVCLSTRCLRIGVLENLTPLAAARALNSVFHEVGYPKFILSDNGTNFKPIKAALEKSGMSVVWWTTTPLAPWQNGSAERFVKIVKSCLSMYDKKCRSLYVAILRFREVESIVNARPILAGERPISAHEFCFHRPLHLIPENVSDIKPVNLDRLYRFNVDLKKRFTKLLRLRYYNLYRFRPKTQPSSIKGKYKNWR